One segment of Meriones unguiculatus strain TT.TT164.6M chromosome 3, Bangor_MerUng_6.1, whole genome shotgun sequence DNA contains the following:
- the Lzic gene encoding protein LZIC — MASRGKTETSKLKQNLEEQLDRLMQQLQDLEECREELDADEYEETKKETLEQLSEFNDSLKKIMSGNMTLVDELSGMQLALQAAISQAFKTPEVIRLFAKKQPGQLRTRLAEMDRDLMVGKLERAPYTQQKVEILTALRKLGEKLTEDDEAFLSANAGAVLSQFEKVSTDLGSGDKVLALAGFEVEKAKK, encoded by the exons ATGGCTTCCAGAGGAAAGACGGAGACAAGCAAATTAAAGCAGAATTTAGAAGAACAATTGGATAGATTGATGCAGCAATTACAGGATCTGGAGGAATGCAG GGAGGAGCTCGATGCAGACGAATATGAGGAAACTAAAAAAGAAACCTTGGAGCAGCTGAGTGAGTTCAACGATTCCCTGAAGAAAATTATGTCAGGAAATATGACTTTGGTAGATGAACTCAGTGGGATGCAGCTG GCTCTTCAGGCAGCTATCAGCCAGGCCTTTAAAACACCTGAAGTCATCAGATTGTTTGCAAAGAAACAGCCAGGCCAACTGCGGACAAGGTTAGCCGAG ATGGATAGAGATCTGATGGTGgggaagctggaaagagccccgTACACCCAGCAGAAGGTGGAGATACTAACCGCTCTCAGAAAGCTTGGAGAGAAG CTGACAGAGGATGATGAGGCCTTCCTGTCCGCCAATGCAGGTGCTGTACTCAGCCAGTTTGAAAAAGTCTCCACAGACCTCG GCTCTGGGGACAAGGTCCTTGCTCTGGCAGGGTTTGAGGTGGAAAAAGCCAAGAAATGA
- the Nmnat1 gene encoding nicotinamide/nicotinic acid mononucleotide adenylyltransferase 1, which produces MDSAEKTEVVLLACGSFNPITNMHLRLFELAKDYMNATGKYKVIKGIISPVGDAYKKKGLIPAHHRVIMAELATRNSHWVQVDTWESLQKDWVETVKVLRHHQEKLAAGSCDHPQSSPALERPGQKRKWTEQKQESSQKKPQEPKPTGVPRVKLLCGADLLESFSVPNLWKMEDITQIVGNYGLICVTRAGSDAQKFIYESDVLWRHQDNIHLVTEWVTNDISSTKIRRALRRGQSIRYLVPDLVQEYIEKHSLYSSESEDRNAGVTLAPLQRNIAEAKHRQSTL; this is translated from the exons ATGGATTCAGCCGAGAAGACAGAAGTGGTTCTCCTGGCCTGCGGTTCTTTTAATCCAATCACCAACATGCACCTCAGGCTTTTCGAGCTGGCCAAGGACTACATGAATGCAACAG GAAAATACAAAGTTATCAAAGGCATAATTTCACCTGTTGGTGATGCATACAAGAAGAAAGGGCTCATCCCAGCCCACCACCGGGTTATCATGGCAGAACTTGCCACCAGGAACTCACACTGGGTGCAAGTGGACACATGGGAAAGTCTTCAGAAGGACTGGGTGGAGACTGTGAAGGTGCTCAG ACACCATCAGGAGAagctggcagctggcagctgCGATCACCCACAAAGCTCACCTGCTCTGGAAAGGCCTGGGCAGAAGAGGAAGTGGACTGAACAGAAGCAAGAGTCCAGCCAAAAGAAGCCCCAGGAGCCCAAACCAACAG GTGTGCCCAGGGTGAAATTGCTGTGTGGAGCAGATTTACTGGAGTCTTTCAGTGTGCCCAACTTGTGGAAGATGGAGGACATCACACAAATCGTGGGCAACTATGGGCTCATATGTGTCACTCGGGCTGGCAGTGACGCTCAGAAGTTCATCTACGAGTCTGATGTGCTGTGGAGACATCAGGACAACATCCACCTGGTGACGGAGTGGGTCACCAATGACATCTCCTCCACCAAGATCCGGAGAGCTCTCAGGAGGGGACAGAGCATCCGCTACTTGGTGCCCGACCTTGTGCAAGAGTACATTGAGAAGCACAGTTTGTACAGCTCCGAGAGTGAGGACAGGAATGCTGGGGTCACCCTGGCTCCTCTGCAGAGGAACATCGCAGAAGCTAAGCACAGGCAGTCCACATTGTGA